In the Leptotrichia sp. oral taxon 212 genome, one interval contains:
- a CDS encoding flavodoxin domain-containing protein, translating to MAKLNIIYFSSTGNTEQIATFIEEGAKAAGAEVEMIAVDAANESSVDADFVAFGSPATGSEEVAPEMVDYIESVKEKLAGKRVGLFGSNDWGEGDFMSMWIQDLDKEDISVVGEGCIVNLAPDDDEKIEKCKEYGKAIVS from the coding sequence ATGGCTAAATTGAATATAATTTATTTTAGTAGCACAGGAAATACAGAACAAATAGCTACATTTATAGAAGAAGGAGCAAAAGCTGCTGGAGCAGAAGTAGAAATGATAGCAGTAGATGCGGCAAATGAAAGTTCAGTAGATGCTGATTTTGTTGCATTTGGATCACCTGCAACAGGATCTGAAGAAGTGGCACCTGAAATGGTTGACTACATTGAAAGCGTAAAAGAAAAACTAGCTGGAAAAAGAGTAGGACTTTTTGGTTCAAATGACTGGGGTGAAGGAGATTTCATGAGTATGTGGATACAGGATTTGGATAAAGAAGACATTTCAGTTGTTGGAGAGGGATGTATTGTAAATCTTGCTCCGGATGATGATGAAAAAATCGAAAAATGTAAAGAATATGGAAAAGCAATAGTTAGCTAA
- a CDS encoding ComEC/Rec2 family competence protein produces MKTDYRIINSLLSDKTAMNNILKTVAIIVAGVVIFIFYINFVTYREELSGEQLLYVKMDGKTGSVLKVNNKYLKQQASIKNSRNFDYGFYLIKYRIRKVTDKNGFLTIEGKIVGYKGSKLNVMRRYILNIFDELFITEDNLYAFSRAAILGEKSEVGKDMKDRFKYTGLAHLIVISGSHIGLVIMGIVKILDTLNIKYRIKYIAALAALSLYCTLVGMSPGILRAYIMGAMMICARIFFEQEDSKKSLFISLAVILVLNPYAIFDISMQLSYMAVAAIIFVYPLVEKLCEIKFLGNMKTGLVKDTVKLMLLSLTIQITSIPLFLYYFDKLPLFSFLLNIVGVPLGTILIEVLFFITLCNILYLKILNILFIPLAKIIYNGFEGFIFLGNKVPFLQVDINGKVDIWSVIIYYVILYVIILYMNKSYNIIAEKKKMQEKKKIKLQRETG; encoded by the coding sequence ATGAAAACAGATTACAGAATAATAAATAGCCTATTATCGGATAAAACTGCAATGAATAATATTCTAAAAACCGTGGCGATAATAGTGGCAGGTGTAGTCATTTTTATATTTTACATTAACTTTGTAACTTACAGAGAGGAACTTTCAGGAGAACAGCTGCTTTATGTAAAAATGGATGGAAAGACAGGTTCTGTACTGAAAGTAAATAATAAATATCTGAAACAGCAGGCTTCCATAAAAAACAGCAGGAATTTTGATTATGGATTTTATCTGATAAAATATAGAATAAGAAAAGTGACTGACAAAAATGGATTTCTTACAATTGAAGGAAAAATCGTGGGATATAAGGGTTCTAAACTGAATGTAATGAGAAGATATATTTTAAACATATTTGATGAGCTTTTTATTACAGAAGATAATCTTTATGCTTTTTCACGTGCGGCAATTTTAGGTGAAAAGTCTGAAGTTGGAAAGGATATGAAGGATAGATTCAAATATACAGGGTTGGCACATCTCATTGTTATTTCAGGATCACATATTGGTCTTGTTATAATGGGAATTGTGAAAATACTCGACACTCTGAATATTAAATATAGAATAAAATATATAGCTGCCCTTGCTGCCCTTTCACTTTACTGTACCCTTGTAGGAATGTCGCCGGGAATACTTAGAGCTTATATAATGGGAGCGATGATGATATGTGCAAGAATTTTTTTTGAGCAGGAAGACAGTAAAAAATCACTGTTTATTTCATTAGCGGTCATACTTGTGCTAAATCCTTATGCAATATTTGATATATCAATGCAGCTGTCCTATATGGCAGTAGCTGCGATAATATTTGTCTATCCACTGGTAGAAAAACTGTGTGAAATAAAGTTTTTAGGAAACATGAAAACAGGACTTGTAAAGGATACCGTAAAACTTATGTTACTGAGTTTAACCATACAGATTACAAGTATTCCACTTTTTCTTTATTATTTTGATAAACTTCCGTTATTTTCCTTTTTACTTAATATTGTTGGTGTACCTTTAGGGACAATTTTGATAGAAGTATTGTTTTTTATTACATTATGTAATATACTTTATTTGAAAATATTAAATATTCTGTTTATCCCTTTAGCAAAAATTATTTATAACGGTTTTGAAGGATTTATTTTTCTTGGAAATAAGGTTCCGTTTCTGCAGGTTGACATAAATGGAAAAGTGGATATATGGTCTGTCATAATTTATTATGTTATTTTGTATGTGATTATTCTATATATGAATAAAAGTTACAATATAATAGCTGAAAAAAAGAAAATGCAGGAAAAGAAGAAGATAAAGCTTCAAAGAGAAACAGGATAA
- the recJ gene encoding single-stranded-DNA-specific exonuclease RecJ, with product MRNTKWNIKNIPKDKDIKINNIPVDKDILKILFSRGIKSPREIRDFLNPKLENLQNPDKLYDMEKAVKIIRNAIQKNENIWIYGDYDVDGITSTAVLYLSLKELGAKNVSYYIPVRDEGYGLNNDALKKIRDSDGELVITVDCGITAFEEIKFANSIDLPVIITDHHNLQGKKVPDALAAINPKRVENEYTFESLAGVGTVFMLILSLFESYGRKNDAFEYLDLVSIGTIADIVPLLSENRILTKFGLEKLPFTKNRGLAFLLYKLFNNSENGGKSPKTEYSTYDVGFIIAPVFNAAGRLKDAKMVVKLLTSDNNREIEIIVKELINKNFERKELQNRIVEMIEKNIEKNKINEDFIIIDYSPEYHHGIIGIAASKIVDTYYKPVIIMEVKEDEGIAVGSCRSIEGFNILNALQSMPELFIKFGGHAGAAGFTIPIKNIELFKRKINEYAKKILKDDDFIKIINIDKQIPMQKMSYEFFKTIELLKPFGFGNPMPTFQTKNILLENIKFIGENKNHIMFDLKQKGFIIKNAVWFGSGEYFKELNENLFYDIVYKLKIEEFQDRYYTKAYIEDMKVSELRDDTLLYYHSLYNTSFPIKSIFYTHLDLDGEMPLSLKNEFDQISLFQGRKFVGRLDYNISNLLIQLKRYFNWNFTVKVENIIKSSTHNIVDILIKRDFSFECYDYTDIGIFNRIKNFLIGNMEYDSFTKNLLSLFFRQNKDLIVSFENKSSENFKNNPEKYIKPENLINFLLTVGIYFMKKTGKKSLIVVKNSKNSVYNIPFIKAYFDIISKYEIEQDKKYPFILFYKTKFKQSIKKISPENFILPKIKEIEIGEENNKFTETEKNTLNKDNKINARFCFFTDAETKDEFISDFFESSNINNGEKKSEISNDFNVQTEFIKNNISIPENIVFLNTLKKKDLKELKNIYVEYLPLEDKIRLKEKLDKGELLYSDYSVSEII from the coding sequence ATGAGAAATACAAAATGGAATATAAAAAATATTCCGAAAGATAAAGATATAAAAATAAATAATATTCCTGTAGATAAAGATATATTGAAAATACTATTTTCCAGAGGAATAAAATCTCCCAGGGAAATAAGGGATTTTTTAAATCCTAAACTGGAAAATCTTCAGAATCCTGATAAACTTTATGATATGGAAAAAGCTGTCAAAATTATTAGAAACGCTATCCAGAAAAATGAAAATATATGGATATATGGCGACTATGATGTTGACGGAATTACATCAACCGCTGTACTGTATCTTTCACTGAAGGAACTGGGTGCTAAAAATGTCAGTTACTATATACCTGTCAGGGATGAAGGATATGGACTTAATAATGATGCACTGAAAAAAATCAGAGATTCAGATGGAGAACTTGTCATTACCGTAGATTGTGGAATTACAGCTTTTGAAGAAATAAAATTTGCAAATTCAATAGATCTTCCGGTTATAATAACCGACCATCACAATTTACAAGGAAAAAAAGTTCCTGATGCACTGGCAGCCATTAATCCTAAAAGAGTGGAAAATGAGTATACATTTGAATCTCTTGCAGGTGTAGGAACAGTATTCATGCTTATTCTGTCACTCTTTGAAAGCTACGGAAGAAAAAATGATGCCTTTGAATATCTGGATCTTGTATCTATAGGAACTATTGCCGATATTGTTCCACTTTTATCAGAAAACCGTATTCTCACAAAATTTGGGCTGGAAAAACTTCCCTTTACTAAAAACAGAGGACTTGCTTTTTTACTTTATAAATTATTTAATAATAGTGAAAATGGCGGAAAGAGCCCAAAGACAGAATATTCAACTTATGATGTCGGTTTCATAATTGCTCCTGTATTTAATGCCGCCGGACGTCTTAAAGATGCAAAAATGGTAGTGAAGCTTCTGACTTCTGACAATAACAGGGAAATAGAAATCATAGTAAAAGAACTTATTAATAAAAATTTTGAGAGAAAAGAACTTCAGAACAGAATTGTGGAAATGATTGAAAAAAATATCGAGAAAAATAAAATCAATGAAGATTTTATAATTATTGACTACTCTCCTGAATATCATCATGGAATCATAGGAATTGCAGCTTCTAAAATAGTCGACACATATTATAAGCCTGTCATTATTATGGAAGTCAAGGAAGATGAGGGAATCGCAGTCGGCTCATGTAGAAGTATAGAAGGTTTCAATATTTTAAATGCCTTACAGAGCATGCCTGAATTATTTATCAAATTTGGTGGGCATGCAGGAGCGGCAGGATTTACAATTCCGATAAAAAATATTGAGCTATTTAAAAGAAAAATTAATGAATATGCAAAAAAAATTCTGAAGGATGATGATTTTATTAAAATTATAAATATTGACAAACAGATTCCGATGCAAAAAATGTCCTATGAATTCTTTAAGACAATAGAACTGCTTAAACCATTTGGTTTTGGAAATCCAATGCCTACCTTTCAGACTAAGAACATTCTTCTGGAAAATATAAAATTTATAGGGGAAAATAAGAATCATATTATGTTTGACCTGAAACAGAAGGGGTTTATTATTAAAAATGCTGTCTGGTTTGGATCAGGGGAATACTTTAAGGAGCTCAATGAAAATCTGTTTTATGATATTGTATATAAACTAAAGATAGAAGAATTTCAGGACAGATACTATACCAAAGCCTATATAGAGGACATGAAAGTTTCTGAACTGAGGGACGATACCTTATTATATTATCATTCCCTCTACAATACTTCTTTTCCTATTAAATCAATATTCTACACGCATCTTGATCTTGATGGGGAAATGCCTCTCAGTCTGAAAAATGAATTTGATCAGATTTCACTTTTTCAGGGGAGAAAATTTGTAGGAAGGCTTGACTATAATATTTCAAATTTGCTTATTCAGCTGAAAAGATATTTTAACTGGAATTTCACTGTCAAAGTTGAAAATATAATAAAATCTTCAACACATAATATCGTAGACATACTTATTAAGAGGGATTTTTCGTTTGAATGTTATGATTACACTGATATTGGAATTTTTAACAGAATAAAAAATTTTCTCATAGGAAATATGGAATATGATAGTTTTACAAAAAATCTGCTTTCACTGTTTTTCAGACAAAACAAAGATTTAATAGTTTCCTTTGAGAATAAATCTTCAGAAAATTTTAAAAATAACCCGGAAAAATATATAAAACCTGAAAATCTGATAAATTTTCTTTTGACTGTAGGAATATATTTTATGAAAAAAACAGGTAAAAAAAGTCTTATTGTTGTAAAAAATAGCAAAAACTCTGTATATAATATTCCTTTTATAAAAGCATACTTTGACATCATTTCAAAATATGAAATTGAACAGGATAAAAAATATCCTTTTATACTGTTCTATAAAACAAAATTTAAACAGAGTATAAAAAAAATATCTCCTGAAAATTTTATTCTCCCCAAAATAAAAGAAATTGAAATAGGAGAGGAGAATAATAAATTTACAGAAACAGAAAAAAACACTTTAAACAAGGACAATAAGATTAATGCACGATTCTGTTTTTTCACTGATGCTGAAACAAAAGATGAATTTATTTCAGATTTTTTTGAAAGCAGTAATATAAATAATGGTGAAAAAAAATCTGAAATTAGTAATGATTTTAATGTTCAGACAGAATTTATTAAAAATAATATTTCAATACCTGAGAATATTGTATTTTTAAATACCCTGAAAAAGAAAGATTTAAAAGAACTGAAAAATATATATGTTGAATATCTGCCACTGGAAGATAAGATAAGGCTTAAAGAAAAGTTGGATAAAGGGGAATTACTGTATTCTGATTATTCCGTTTCAGAAATAATATAA
- a CDS encoding type II secretion system protein, giving the protein MKKREGNRGFTLIEVLVYMSAVAILFTIVSVNMQNQKMKQDFAVEKRNISMFVRKIQQYAQQNRKEYILDFQISKKTVFFMEEVNGKKDIIDKMTISGNISYMTNNTDRNADFIRRTTKEGNFERGFSIYLLNKKGDKIYYRISTNTINAAKYPIISIYRAKNPINIKDDYTKSQLWEEEL; this is encoded by the coding sequence GTGAAAAAAAGAGAAGGAAATAGAGGATTTACACTTATTGAAGTTTTAGTTTATATGTCAGCTGTAGCAATTTTATTTACAATTGTTTCAGTCAATATGCAGAATCAGAAAATGAAACAGGACTTTGCAGTCGAAAAAAGAAATATAAGCATGTTTGTAAGGAAAATACAGCAGTATGCGCAGCAGAACAGGAAAGAATATATACTGGATTTTCAGATATCTAAAAAAACTGTCTTTTTTATGGAAGAAGTAAATGGAAAAAAGGATATAATTGATAAAATGACTATTTCAGGAAATATTTCGTACATGACAAATAATACTGACAGGAATGCTGATTTTATAAGAAGAACAACGAAGGAAGGGAATTTTGAGAGAGGATTTTCTATTTATCTGTTAAATAAAAAGGGAGACAAGATTTATTACCGTATTTCAACAAATACGATAAATGCGGCAAAATATCCAATAATAAGTATTTACAGGGCAAAAAATCCTATAAATATAAAGGATGATTATACAAAATCACAGTTATGGGAGGAGGAACTGTAA